Proteins found in one Acipenser ruthenus chromosome 18, fAciRut3.2 maternal haplotype, whole genome shotgun sequence genomic segment:
- the LOC117431005 gene encoding beta-1,3-galactosyl-O-glycosyl-glycoprotein beta-1,6-N-acetylglucosaminyltransferase 7-like: protein MIQLNAAKLSFLICLGLCLCTLIYVKTKVPSLQAEEAVDTAVCGIHPDELCMSLFDGEELGSECLKLHKPETLLLGAKLNCSRLAEDLHFITSPLSKEEEEYPLAYIITIHKELEMFIRLLRAIYAPQNVYCIHVDDKSPEDYKAAVRSLTDCFPNVFLASKAEKVVYGGFSRLQADMNCMKDLVRFPVPWKSVINLCGQDFPTKTNHEIIQNLQGKQWRGKSITPGVKQPPTMSHRTQNQHKEIMNPKDPHVQRLNLKKGRPPHDLVLYFGNAYYSLTRPFVEFVLKDQRAKDLLEWSKDTYSPDEHYWVTLNRLPGAPGADPEAGWEGNVRSIKWRDQEKKAHDGCKGHYIRDICVYGPGDLKWVIEQDNMFANKFELETYPLAVVCMERWHRLKVLEQANVTIKPAWQLQNESYIGMRLNASIEP from the exons ATGATCCAGCTTAATGCTGCCAAGCTAAGTTTCCTCATCTGTTTGGGTCTATGTCTTTGTACCTTAATATACGTGAAGACCAAGGTGCCCAGCCTACAGGCGGAGGAAGCAGTGGATACGGCAGTGTGCGGGATTCACCCCGATGAACTGTGCATGTCCCTCTTCGACGGCGAGGAGCTCGGGAGCGAATGCCTGAAGCTCCACAAACCGGAAACGCTTCTGCTGGGAGCCAAGCTGAACTGCTCCCGCTTGGCAGAGGACCTGCATTTCATTACCAGCCCTCTAAGCAAAGAGGAGGAAGAATACCCCCTGGCCTACATCATAACCATCCACAAGGAGCTGGAGATGTTCATAAGGTTGCTCAGGGCCATCTACGCCCCTCAGAACGTGTACTGCATCCATGTGGACGATAAGTCACCCGAGGATTACAAAGCTGCCGTCAGGAGTCTGACTGACTGCTTCCCTAACGTCTTCCTAGCCTCCAAAGCAGAGAAGGTGGTATATGGAGGATTCTCCCGGCTTCAGGCCGACATGAACTGCATGAAGGACCTGGTGCGCTTCCCAGTGCCCTGGAAGAGTGTCATAAATCTCTGCGGCCAGGACTTCCCCACCAAAACCAACCACGAGATAATTCAGAACCTGCAGGGCAAGCAGTGGAGGGGGAAGAGTATAACACCCGGGGTGAAGCAGCCACCCACCATGAGCCATAGGACACAGAACCAGCACAAGGAGATAATGAACCCAAAGGACCCCCATGTGCAGCGGCTAAACTTAAAGAAAGGGAGGCCCCCACATGACCTGGTCCTCTACTTTGGGAACGCTTACTATTCTCTCACACGGCCATTCGTAGAATTCGTCCTAAAGGATCAGCGTGCAAAGGACCTGCTGGAGTGGTCCAAGGACACCTACAGCCCAGATGAACACTACTGGGTGACACTCAATCGTTTACCAG GGGCTCCAGGAGCAGACCCAGAAGCAGGATGGGAGGGCAATGTTCGCTCAATAAAATGGAGGGACCAGGAAAAAAAGGCACATGACGGGTGTAAAG GGCACTACATTCGTGACATCTGTGTTTATGGACCCGGGGACTTGAAATGGGTCATAGAACAAGACAACATGTTTGCCAACAAGTTTGAGCTGGAGACCTATCCTCTTGCTGTGGTGTGTATGGAGCGCTGGCACCGTCTTAAAGTCCTGGAGCAGGCAAATGTCACCATAAAGCCTGCCTGGCAGCTACAGAATGAGAGCTACATCGGAATGAGGCTCAACGCTTC